The following are encoded together in the Thermococcus sibiricus MM 739 genome:
- a CDS encoding UPF0179 family protein, protein MTITLVGEKLAKPGVEFIYYGPADPCKSCRLARVCVGNLEPGRRYKVVRVRNIEHSCPLHEGKVRVVEVIEPAIEVAIEPRVAIVGSKIKLSFVECNDPEKQSLTRPEGLFEGDIVKILEISDDFECDEKHYKVARVMREKE, encoded by the coding sequence ATGACAATCACGTTGGTTGGGGAAAAGCTTGCAAAACCGGGAGTTGAATTCATTTATTATGGGCCAGCTGACCCATGTAAAAGTTGCAGGCTTGCAAGAGTTTGTGTAGGAAATTTGGAGCCAGGAAGGAGGTACAAGGTTGTCCGGGTTAGGAACATAGAGCACTCATGCCCACTGCACGAGGGTAAGGTTAGAGTGGTCGAGGTTATTGAGCCAGCAATAGAAGTAGCAATAGAACCACGGGTTGCAATAGTGGGTTCAAAAATAAAATTAAGTTTTGTTGAATGCAATGACCCTGAAAAACAGAGCCTTACTAGGCCAGAAGGCCTATTTGAGGGTGATATCGTCAAGATTCTTGAAATTTCAGATGATTTTGAATGTGATGAAAAGCACTACAAAGTTGCCCGTGTTATGCGGGAAAAGGAATAA
- a CDS encoding 5-oxoprolinase subunit C family protein yields the protein MIELVNVPSLTTIQDLGRYSYQSFGVPVSGVMDEVSARLANYLVGNEDNTPLLEFVLHGPTIKFHSSAVFAIGGDVEVKLNGQPVEAWKSYWAKRGDILEIGILKSGMYGYIAFAGGIACEPILGSCSTYLRANFGKPLSSGDKLKLGYAILTGKEGKQLPKEFVPKYEKENTVRVILGPQEEHFTKRGIETFLTSEYTVTSESDRMGYRLEGPKIEHSDKGADIITDAIPPGSIQVPKNGKPIIMLADRQTTGGYAKIGVVARVDIPKVAQKRPGERIRFKAISIEKAQETLIRQEKLMKAIKFFLRGEMRAYKVKTFGEEIIAFTKIEKKK from the coding sequence GTGATAGAACTTGTTAACGTTCCTTCACTAACAACTATTCAGGATTTGGGAAGATATAGTTATCAGAGTTTTGGAGTTCCCGTTAGTGGTGTGATGGATGAGGTTTCTGCAAGACTAGCAAATTATCTTGTAGGTAATGAAGATAACACTCCACTCCTAGAGTTCGTATTACACGGGCCCACCATAAAGTTCCATTCCTCGGCCGTTTTTGCGATAGGTGGAGATGTAGAAGTAAAGCTTAATGGCCAGCCAGTAGAAGCATGGAAAAGCTATTGGGCAAAAAGAGGAGATATACTTGAGATAGGTATCCTCAAATCAGGAATGTATGGGTATATAGCGTTTGCTGGAGGAATCGCATGTGAACCAATTTTAGGCAGTTGTTCTACATACTTAAGAGCAAACTTTGGAAAACCCTTGAGCTCTGGAGATAAGCTTAAACTTGGTTATGCAATTTTAACTGGTAAAGAAGGAAAACAGCTACCAAAAGAATTTGTTCCAAAATATGAAAAGGAAAATACAGTTAGGGTTATCCTTGGTCCTCAAGAGGAACACTTCACCAAAAGAGGGATAGAAACCTTCCTAACATCAGAATATACCGTGACTTCCGAATCCGATAGAATGGGTTACCGTCTGGAAGGGCCAAAGATAGAGCACTCTGACAAGGGAGCGGACATAATAACAGATGCAATTCCCCCTGGCTCGATTCAAGTACCAAAAAATGGAAAACCGATCATAATGCTCGCAGATAGACAGACTACTGGAGGATATGCAAAGATTGGAGTCGTGGCAAGAGTGGATATTCCAAAAGTTGCCCAAAAAAGACCCGGAGAGAGAATTAGATTCAAAGCAATCAGTATTGAAAAAGCTCAAGAAACTTTGATACGACAAGAAAAGCTCATGAAAGCAATAAAATTCTTTCTCCGTGGAGAGATGAGAGCATATAAAGTGAAAACTTTTGGAGAAGAGATAATAGCATTTACAAAGATAGAAAAGAAGAAGTAA
- the pxpB gene encoding 5-oxoprolinase subunit PxpB has translation MLPKFKPAGDSAIAIIFGSEISEEINKKVHAVAETIEHASPEWLVEVVPTYTSVYVYYNPIKISYSEIVAALKPFLSAEPKKEEKRIVKIPVVYGGDFGPDIEFVAQYNNLTIDEVVEIHSKPLYRVYMLGFLPGFAYLGGMNERIATPRLEKPRLKVPAGSVGIAGRQTGWYAIESPGGWRLIGRTPLKTFDPTKSPPSIVKAGDYVKFVPIGEEKFWEIYKQEWGEEQ, from the coding sequence ATGCTCCCTAAGTTCAAACCCGCTGGCGATTCAGCAATAGCTATAATCTTCGGCAGTGAAATTAGCGAAGAGATAAACAAAAAAGTGCATGCCGTGGCGGAAACAATAGAACATGCCTCCCCAGAATGGCTGGTTGAAGTTGTTCCCACATACACAAGCGTTTATGTGTATTATAATCCTATTAAGATTTCCTACTCTGAGATAGTAGCGGCCCTGAAGCCTTTTTTATCAGCCGAACCTAAGAAAGAGGAAAAAAGAATAGTTAAAATACCCGTTGTCTATGGAGGAGACTTTGGCCCAGACATAGAGTTCGTTGCTCAATATAACAATCTCACCATCGATGAAGTCGTAGAGATACACTCAAAACCCCTCTATAGGGTATATATGCTCGGATTTCTTCCCGGGTTTGCGTATTTGGGGGGTATGAACGAGAGAATTGCAACACCGAGGCTCGAGAAGCCACGCTTAAAAGTTCCAGCAGGCAGCGTTGGCATAGCGGGAAGGCAGACCGGGTGGTATGCAATAGAAAGCCCGGGAGGGTGGAGGCTAATTGGAAGAACTCCATTGAAAACGTTTGACCCCACAAAAAGTCCACCTAGCATAGTCAAAGCAGGTGATTACGTTAAGTTTGTACCCATAGGCGAAGAGAAGTTCTGGGAAATCTATAAGCAGGAGTGGGGTGAAGAGCAGTGA